From a region of the Candidatus Acidiferrales bacterium genome:
- a CDS encoding DUF3443 domain-containing protein: protein MMRNAAREILVWAMSGMMALWATGCSHANVGGGGTPPGTNNVLAISVNTGPTAAMGSPYINGAFTSVTVCVPGSTTQCQTIDGILVDTGSPGLRLLSSELTVALPQQTDSSNNPVVECAPFASGVIWGPVQTADMTVTGEKASSLPIQVIGTNSFPNIPAACSNQGTPVEDLQQLGANGILGIGPYQQDCGAACATSGATNPGVYYTCPATGCVVAAEPLASQVTNPVVMFPKDNNGTIIELPALSGSAASVNGQLIFGIGTQSNNGLGSATIYTMDPASGNFSTVFNGQTYTNEAFLDSGSNAMYFLDSTTTTIPTCTDYTFWYCPGGTLNFSATNMGANGNSGIINFSVGNADSLVANPGDGAANGLAGPFPSTFDWGLPFFYGRNVYTAIDGMSTPGGTGPYWAY, encoded by the coding sequence ATGATGCGGAATGCGGCGCGAGAAATTCTCGTCTGGGCGATGAGCGGAATGATGGCGCTGTGGGCGACGGGCTGCTCCCATGCGAATGTAGGCGGAGGAGGCACGCCTCCGGGAACGAATAACGTGCTGGCGATTTCCGTGAACACAGGACCGACGGCGGCGATGGGGTCGCCTTACATTAATGGGGCGTTTACGAGCGTCACGGTGTGTGTGCCGGGGAGCACGACGCAATGCCAAACAATCGACGGAATTCTCGTGGATACCGGTTCGCCGGGATTGCGCCTCCTGTCTTCGGAGCTGACAGTGGCGTTGCCGCAGCAAACCGATTCGAGCAACAACCCGGTTGTGGAATGCGCGCCGTTCGCGTCGGGCGTCATCTGGGGGCCGGTGCAGACTGCAGATATGACCGTGACGGGAGAAAAGGCGAGTTCACTGCCGATTCAGGTGATCGGGACGAACAGCTTTCCGAATATTCCCGCGGCGTGCTCGAATCAGGGCACGCCTGTAGAGGATCTGCAACAGCTGGGAGCCAACGGAATCCTGGGGATTGGTCCGTATCAGCAAGATTGCGGCGCGGCCTGCGCGACAAGCGGAGCGACAAACCCGGGCGTGTATTACACGTGTCCTGCGACGGGCTGCGTTGTGGCTGCGGAGCCGCTTGCGTCACAAGTGACGAATCCGGTGGTGATGTTTCCGAAGGACAATAATGGAACGATCATCGAATTGCCCGCGCTGAGCGGATCAGCCGCCAGCGTGAATGGACAATTGATATTCGGCATTGGCACGCAGTCGAACAACGGCCTGGGCAGCGCAACGATTTATACGATGGACCCTGCGTCAGGCAACTTTTCGACGGTGTTCAACGGACAGACATACACCAATGAGGCTTTTCTCGACAGCGGATCGAATGCCATGTACTTCCTAGATTCGACGACTACGACCATCCCTACATGCACAGATTATACGTTTTGGTATTGCCCCGGCGGCACGCTGAATTTCTCGGCGACCAATATGGGAGCGAACGGGAATTCAGGCATCATCAATTTCTCAGTGGGAAATGCCGATTCGCTGGTGGCAAATCCCGGGGATGGCGCTGCAAATGGTTTGGCGGGACCTTTCCCGAGCACCTTCGACTGGGGATTGCCGTTCTTCTACGGGCGAAATGTGTACACGGCGATCGATGGGATGAGTACGCCGGGAGGAACCGGGCCATATTGGGCGTATTGA
- a CDS encoding sulfite exporter TauE/SafE family protein: MHLGEGVFLFFAALVAGALNAVAGGGSFISFPSLLFARIAPISANATNTMALWPGTIASTVAYRDALKDPQARELLLPLLVNGVLGGILGAYILLRTPQHIFMELVPWLLLGATLLFMASGRITAWVRRQGGHAHEKRMLFTAGLALELLITVYIGYFGAGAGILTLGMLALLGIEDIHAMNGTKTLLVSVANGVALILFVSAKVIVWPEAIVMLAGAAAGGYGGAHYAQKVNPRTIRALVIVVGFGVAAYFFATQFA, encoded by the coding sequence GTGCACCTAGGCGAGGGGGTTTTCCTTTTCTTTGCGGCGCTGGTAGCAGGCGCGCTGAATGCAGTGGCGGGCGGCGGGAGCTTCATTTCGTTTCCGTCGCTGCTATTTGCGCGCATCGCGCCGATCTCCGCGAACGCCACGAATACGATGGCGCTGTGGCCCGGGACGATCGCGAGCACTGTAGCCTATCGCGACGCACTGAAAGATCCGCAAGCGCGCGAGCTGCTGCTGCCGCTGCTGGTGAATGGAGTTTTGGGCGGCATTCTGGGCGCGTACATCCTGCTGCGTACGCCGCAACATATATTCATGGAACTTGTGCCGTGGCTGCTGCTGGGCGCGACGCTCCTGTTCATGGCGAGTGGGCGCATTACGGCGTGGGTTCGCAGACAGGGCGGACATGCACACGAAAAGCGAATGCTCTTCACGGCGGGGCTGGCGCTGGAGCTGCTGATTACGGTTTATATCGGATATTTCGGAGCGGGTGCAGGAATCTTGACGCTCGGAATGTTGGCGCTGCTGGGTATTGAGGACATCCATGCCATGAATGGAACGAAGACGCTGCTGGTGAGCGTGGCGAATGGTGTGGCGCTGATCCTGTTCGTGAGTGCGAAAGTGATTGTCTGGCCGGAAGCGATCGTGATGCTGGCGGGAGCGGCGGCGGGCGGGTACGGCGGGGCGCATTACGCGCAAAAAGTGAATCCGCGGACGATTCGAGCGCTCGTAATTGTCGTGGGTTTCGGGGTGGCGGCGTATTTTTTCGCGACGCAGTTCGCATAA
- a CDS encoding PadR family transcriptional regulator codes for MTREQTELLQGTLDMLILKSLALGEMHGLGISRRIEQITKGTFQVKPGSLFPALHRMEEERWLEASWGESENNRRAKYYRLTKAGRRQFETETLRWGRISLAIERALEA; via the coding sequence ATGACGCGGGAACAAACCGAATTGCTGCAAGGAACGCTGGACATGCTGATTTTGAAGTCGCTCGCCCTGGGAGAAATGCACGGGCTGGGCATTTCGCGGCGCATCGAGCAGATCACCAAGGGGACGTTTCAAGTGAAGCCGGGGTCGCTCTTCCCTGCTCTGCACCGGATGGAAGAAGAGCGATGGCTGGAAGCGTCGTGGGGCGAATCGGAGAATAACCGGCGCGCAAAATACTACCGGCTGACGAAGGCGGGCCGACGGCAGTTCGAAACGGAAACGCTGCGATGGGGGCGAATTTCGCTGGCCATCGAGCGAGCGCTGGAAGCGTGA
- a CDS encoding ABC transporter permease has protein sequence MWIRNAIRNWRRKARADAELDEEVRGYAEMLAEEKIRNGSDAQEARREAKMELGGVEQVKEQTREVRAGHFFETLWQDVRYGGRMLRKNPGFTIVAVLTLALGIGANTAIFSVIESVLLRPLPYDHPQSLIEIWNTYLPAVPLGGLSPGDFRDWQRETTTVSEMAAYAWIQQGANFTGDGDPQRVELNWATSNFFPMLGVRPAIGRLFAPEEDRPGSAPVVVLSHRFWQSRFASASNVVGRVLTLDGLRYTVIGVLHEGSHLLDAPDMWMPMGQFGDDLTEHVHHEFVGIARLKPGVKVAQARAEFEALNQRSAIAYPKEHKNFGLVVRPMQDPSAAQLRGTLLVLFAAVGLVLLIACANIANLLLARNASREREIALRTALGAHRGRLIRQLLTESILLALLGGALGIAFAAVGVQILGALAPRNMQAVQQIGPDGTVFLFTIVICFAVGVICGLLPALQIRKTNVNVALKQGTRGSGAFASRKLHSTLVVSEIALALVPLTGAGLLLRSLRDLLNQSPGFRAEHLLSMNIPQAAVPPAELIKMTPAQQQQLAQKQSLQFEQIIEGVEALPGVKLAAGIDILPLGTQLQAAARFVIEGRPIPDAGVRPLAELRTITPGYFSTAGVSLLRGRSLDAEDAGKQNIDINEAMAERFWPQGNAIGSRINICSLDPSPCWFSIVGIVGNVHEYGLDAAPTYDAYFTGGWTPNLLIRTASDPHRTEIAAVNVIHKIDPALPVTSVMTMDELVADSVAPRRFSAVLTGVFAALALLLATVGIYGVMSYMVGRRTNEIGIRMALGARPRDVLRLVVAHGARLALIGVAFGICGSLALARFISSMLFGVRSYDPLTFIVVASLLSAVAIAACYVPARRAMKVDPMVALRYE, from the coding sequence ATGTGGATAAGAAACGCAATTCGGAATTGGCGTCGGAAGGCGCGGGCGGATGCGGAGCTCGACGAGGAAGTGCGCGGGTACGCCGAGATGCTCGCGGAGGAAAAGATTCGCAACGGCAGTGATGCGCAGGAAGCGCGGCGGGAGGCCAAGATGGAACTCGGCGGCGTGGAACAAGTGAAAGAACAGACGCGGGAGGTTCGCGCCGGACATTTTTTCGAAACGCTGTGGCAAGACGTTCGCTATGGCGGACGGATGCTGCGGAAGAATCCGGGATTCACAATCGTCGCGGTGCTGACGCTGGCGCTGGGGATTGGCGCGAACACCGCCATTTTTAGCGTTATCGAGAGCGTGCTCTTGCGACCGCTACCCTATGACCATCCCCAAAGCCTCATCGAGATTTGGAATACGTACTTGCCGGCAGTTCCTCTCGGGGGATTGTCGCCGGGCGACTTTCGCGATTGGCAGAGAGAAACAACGACGGTCTCGGAAATGGCCGCGTACGCCTGGATTCAGCAGGGCGCAAATTTTACGGGTGACGGCGATCCGCAGCGCGTGGAGCTGAACTGGGCAACTTCTAATTTTTTCCCGATGCTGGGCGTGAGACCTGCAATCGGACGGCTCTTCGCACCAGAGGAAGATCGGCCGGGGAGCGCACCGGTCGTGGTTCTTTCACATCGATTCTGGCAAAGCCGCTTTGCGAGCGCTTCAAATGTTGTTGGCCGCGTTCTGACGCTTGACGGATTGCGCTACACGGTTATCGGCGTTCTCCATGAAGGATCGCACTTGCTCGATGCGCCGGATATGTGGATGCCGATGGGCCAGTTCGGGGACGATTTGACGGAGCATGTCCATCATGAATTCGTGGGAATCGCGCGACTCAAACCTGGCGTGAAGGTTGCACAAGCGCGAGCGGAGTTCGAAGCGCTAAACCAGCGGTCCGCCATCGCGTACCCCAAGGAGCACAAGAATTTTGGCTTGGTTGTGCGACCGATGCAGGATCCTTCCGCCGCCCAACTGCGCGGAACTTTGCTGGTCCTGTTTGCGGCGGTGGGACTGGTGCTGCTTATCGCGTGCGCCAATATTGCCAATCTGCTCCTGGCGCGGAATGCGAGCAGGGAAAGAGAAATCGCGCTGCGCACGGCGCTTGGAGCTCATCGCGGGCGGCTTATTCGACAGTTGCTAACCGAAAGCATCCTGCTTGCGCTGCTCGGAGGAGCGCTTGGGATCGCGTTCGCGGCTGTGGGCGTGCAGATTTTGGGTGCATTGGCACCACGGAATATGCAAGCGGTGCAGCAGATAGGGCCGGATGGCACTGTATTTCTTTTTACGATCGTCATTTGCTTCGCCGTTGGCGTGATCTGTGGCTTATTGCCGGCGCTGCAGATAAGAAAAACGAACGTGAACGTCGCTTTGAAGCAGGGAACGCGAGGAAGCGGCGCGTTCGCTAGCCGCAAACTTCACAGCACACTCGTAGTCTCCGAAATTGCGCTGGCGCTGGTTCCGCTCACTGGCGCGGGCTTGTTGCTGCGCAGTTTGCGCGATTTGCTGAATCAAAGCCCCGGGTTCCGCGCAGAGCATCTGCTAAGTATGAATATTCCACAAGCAGCTGTTCCGCCCGCTGAACTCATTAAAATGACTCCTGCTCAGCAACAGCAGTTAGCTCAGAAGCAATCTCTTCAGTTTGAGCAAATCATCGAGGGCGTCGAAGCCCTGCCCGGAGTGAAATTGGCCGCGGGCATCGACATCTTGCCGCTCGGCACGCAACTTCAGGCGGCCGCACGGTTCGTTATTGAAGGGAGGCCTATTCCGGACGCAGGCGTCCGGCCCCTCGCCGAACTCCGTACTATTACTCCCGGATATTTTTCGACGGCAGGGGTTTCTCTGCTTCGCGGACGGTCGCTCGACGCGGAGGACGCAGGCAAGCAGAATATTGATATTAATGAAGCGATGGCGGAACGATTTTGGCCGCAGGGCAACGCAATTGGCAGTCGCATCAACATCTGTTCGCTCGATCCGAGCCCGTGCTGGTTTTCGATTGTCGGAATTGTCGGCAACGTTCATGAATACGGACTTGATGCGGCTCCGACCTATGATGCTTATTTTACCGGCGGCTGGACCCCGAACCTGCTCATCCGCACCGCCTCGGACCCTCATCGCACAGAAATCGCGGCCGTAAACGTGATTCATAAAATTGACCCGGCCTTACCTGTGACCTCAGTGATGACCATGGACGAATTGGTTGCGGATTCTGTTGCGCCCCGCCGATTTTCCGCAGTTCTTACCGGAGTGTTTGCGGCGCTTGCGCTGCTCCTCGCGACCGTTGGAATTTATGGTGTGATGAGTTACATGGTTGGGCGCCGCACGAATGAGATTGGCATCCGCATGGCTCTCGGGGCGCGACCGCGCGATGTTCTCAGGTTGGTTGTAGCGCATGGCGCGAGACTGGCGCTGATCGGCGTAGCCTTCGGAATTTGCGGATCGCTGGCGCTGGCCCGCTTCATCTCCAGCATGCTTTTTGGTGTTCGTTCCTACGACCCGCTCACGTTCATCGTTGTGGCGTCGCTCCTATCGGCGGTGGCCATTGCGGCCTGTTACGTTCCGGCGCGGCGGGCGATGAAAGTCGATCCGATGGTGGCGCTGCGGTACGAGTAA
- a CDS encoding STAS domain-containing protein, giving the protein MSNDKLTVERSSGSREHHVVLTCKGPFTIQTLFTFQGVVRELNGSGAVLVDFSQVPYMDSAGLGALVGAFISSRHANRKVVLVGVSERVAALIRMSNLEQFFPMYASRVEAEVALP; this is encoded by the coding sequence ATGTCAAATGACAAGCTAACTGTCGAACGTTCTTCTGGTTCTCGCGAACACCACGTCGTCCTGACCTGCAAGGGTCCTTTCACCATTCAAACGCTCTTCACATTTCAAGGCGTCGTCCGCGAACTCAATGGCTCGGGTGCCGTTCTCGTCGACTTCAGTCAGGTTCCTTACATGGATTCCGCTGGCTTGGGCGCACTCGTTGGCGCGTTTATTTCGTCGCGTCACGCGAACCGCAAAGTCGTCCTCGTTGGCGTTTCCGAGCGCGTCGCCGCTCTGATTCGCATGTCGAATCTGGAGCAATTCTTCCCGATGTACGCTTCGCGCGTTGAAGCAGAGGTCGCTCTACCCTAG